In one Winogradskyella sp. MH6 genomic region, the following are encoded:
- a CDS encoding ATP-grasp fold amidoligase family protein, which yields MNFFKRKFYQILSKYLKSKTGANLAYIKAQYYLKNEKRLNIDQPEEFMEKLQWLKMNVYNEKYKDFVDKYEVRDFVKNKVGSKYLVDFIGVYDNVDDIDFEELPNQFALKGTHGSGYNVIVEDKSKINGDEVKKTLKKFLELNYYDKYKEPIYRTIKPRILAEHYLDQTDSENIVDYKFFCIHGKPKYIWTKTFYNGKYRNCYYDLEWNKVKGDSNSKNFLDKDLPKPSNLGELIDIAEKLSSEFIFVRVDLYSINGKPYFGELTFFPWAALKRLSVERLNKELGNLIHLPIEVDA from the coding sequence ATGAATTTCTTCAAGAGAAAATTTTATCAAATACTTTCCAAGTATCTTAAGAGCAAGACTGGTGCTAATTTGGCTTATATAAAAGCACAGTATTATTTAAAGAATGAAAAGCGATTAAATATAGATCAGCCGGAAGAGTTTATGGAAAAACTACAATGGTTGAAAATGAATGTTTACAATGAGAAGTATAAGGATTTTGTAGATAAGTATGAGGTTAGAGATTTTGTTAAAAACAAAGTTGGAAGTAAATATCTTGTCGATTTTATTGGTGTATATGATAATGTGGATGATATAGATTTTGAAGAATTGCCAAATCAATTTGCCCTCAAAGGGACTCATGGGTCTGGTTATAATGTTATTGTGGAAGATAAATCTAAAATAAATGGGGATGAAGTAAAAAAAACGCTAAAAAAATTTTTAGAACTTAATTATTACGACAAGTATAAAGAGCCTATTTATCGTACGATTAAACCTAGAATCCTAGCTGAGCATTACTTGGATCAAACTGATAGTGAAAATATTGTAGATTATAAGTTTTTCTGTATTCATGGTAAGCCAAAATACATTTGGACTAAAACATTCTATAATGGGAAATATAGAAATTGCTACTACGATTTAGAATGGAATAAGGTTAAGGGAGATTCTAATTCAAAAAATTTTTTAGATAAAGATTTACCAAAACCAAGTAACCTAGGAGAATTAATAGATATTGCTGAAAAGTTATCTAGCGAGTTTATATTTGTACGTGTAGACCTCTATTCTATAAATGGAAAACCTTATTTTGGAGAACTTACATTTTTTCCCTGGGCAGCTCTTAAACGTTTATCGGTAGAAAGATTAAATAAAGAACTAGGCAATTTAATACATTTACCTATTGAAGTTGATGCTTAG
- a CDS encoding glycosyltransferase family 4 protein, which translates to MRLIQFTASNGWRGHEQKIIYLYEAFKAEGYVEDQWIVCPIGSEVERIATEKGMQVIPFEYKSEYSLSYAKEFKKLAQEKQASVIFIHSSKAHTIAVLAHFLFGMKVPLVLCRTLIKRVDTNFFRKWKYNYKGIKKIICVSQPVVESLKFAVKNHSKLTVIGSVTDVNKFKKQEGTGILHEEFNIPKDYKIIGNIAEFTGFKDHYTWVDTVEILVKENAIKAKYILVGKGSMEQDIKDYVEEKGLTEHIIFTGFRRDVPEILPEFDLFLFTSNNEPTGGVLLESYACKVPIVAADAGGISEVIVDGETGLLAKAGNPKDFAEKVTLLMHDENLQDKFTKNGYQYLLDNFTKKVIAKKMYDELSKHQLQ; encoded by the coding sequence TATGTAGAAGACCAATGGATTGTTTGCCCTATAGGCTCTGAAGTAGAACGTATTGCAACCGAAAAAGGCATGCAAGTAATTCCGTTTGAATATAAATCTGAATACAGTTTATCTTACGCAAAAGAATTTAAAAAGTTAGCCCAAGAAAAACAAGCTTCAGTAATTTTCATTCACAGCAGTAAAGCGCATACTATAGCGGTTTTAGCACATTTTTTATTCGGAATGAAAGTACCTCTAGTACTTTGTAGAACACTAATAAAACGTGTAGATACCAATTTTTTCAGAAAGTGGAAATACAATTACAAAGGCATAAAAAAAATTATTTGTGTCTCTCAACCTGTTGTAGAATCTTTAAAATTTGCAGTTAAAAACCATAGTAAATTAACTGTAATAGGTAGTGTTACTGATGTAAATAAATTTAAAAAGCAAGAAGGCACCGGAATTTTACATGAAGAATTCAACATTCCAAAAGACTATAAAATAATTGGGAATATTGCCGAATTCACAGGGTTTAAAGACCACTACACTTGGGTAGACACTGTTGAAATTTTAGTTAAAGAAAATGCTATTAAAGCCAAATATATACTTGTTGGTAAAGGCAGTATGGAGCAAGACATAAAGGATTATGTTGAAGAAAAAGGCCTAACAGAGCACATTATTTTTACAGGCTTTAGAAGAGATGTTCCTGAAATTTTACCAGAATTTGATTTGTTTTTATTCACTTCAAATAATGAACCTACAGGAGGAGTTCTTTTAGAATCTTATGCTTGTAAAGTTCCTATTGTAGCTGCCGATGCTGGTGGCATTTCTGAAGTCATTGTAGATGGCGAAACCGGTCTTTTAGCCAAGGCAGGCAATCCTAAAGATTTTGCAGAAAAAGTAACTTTACTAATGCATGACGAAAACCTACAAGATAAATTTACCAAAAATGGATACCAATATTTATTAGATAACTTTACCAAGAAAGTTATTGCTAAGAAAATGTATGATGAGTTGTCTAAGCATCAACTTCAATAG